The genomic interval CAGACCGCATCGAAGCGATCGATTAAGAACGTTgataatctaaaaatataaagctCCGACCGGCtcgaaaaatgtttataagcTTTGACCACGGCTTCGTGGCGTTTACGTCGAAACACACACAATTTTAAACGGCGATCGTAAAACGTGGAAACACTTTGGGAATCCTCGTAGAATTTGAAGGAACTCCCTTTGATCTTTGATCTTTAATTTTACCACCATAAACTCTCTGCTCGTGGACGATAAAACCGGTCAGCTATTTTTGAAGTAAAAAAAGCTATCATACCTACGAGCTACTCGACTCGACAAGGTCGTCGCGTTTAAGAAAGATAATACAACGTTAACACAATgtgattttctctttcctttcaatGGAATTTTGCGGACCGATCAACtacttgcttttctttttcgttctcggTGGCTTCACGATGGTACTTTCGATTCTTTCCGCGAAACTCGCGCCACACTTTTCGCCGGTTTTCTCCATGAAATCTTGCGGCGAGACTAGGGtgatcctaaaaaaaaaaaaagaaaaaaaaggaatgaggAAAATGATGACCACGATAGGACGTTTGCGTctgatcatattttttctttttttttctatttttatacgacgaaaaatcaaaaaaacgTTGTTGTTTCGATTCAAGTTACCAGTTCGTACCTTAACTGTGGTACACTGAGAGGTCGAAGAAGACTCTTGACGACTGGTGGCACTTGACCGTTCTTTGGCAACGCAGGACTACTTGCGCAGAGAGCTGCACTCGTCAATTGCGAAACCAAGGAAAAGGAACTTCGGTCGGGACCCGAACTCGTTCGAAATACTTTTCTAATCCTCGATTTCAAACCCGTCGAGGAGGTTGGTAACGGTGTTGTTGGAATAGGCGTTACCTGTGATACAAatgaaagtttttctttaataagaaTGAGTGCTTAAAGATCAAAACAAAAGTTTAAGTATTTTGcactattaataaaatgataataaaaatacctatattatcactattattattattgttaataatttaatttttaataaaaattaattattttttttttaatataggtatttttattaatgataacatTGTGTTTTCttattagtaataaaaatgtaaataattttattataatatcgttgtatagaaatagattttttaatatttcgaaaagaaaaatctattttttataatgatcaATTTAATGATACACATTGGacttattcgattaattttaatattaattattataatgtatatgtagataacAATAAATGCGTACAAGTAAATTCGAGCATTTCTGTTTTATCTTACGAACCAACGTACCTTTCCCTGAAGAACCTTTGCTGCCAATTCTGGTTCACTACCCCAACGACACGATGTTGTTCTCTCTAATAAACGATGTCTTGCGAATCTCTCGATTACTTCGGCACAAACGTATCTCCCACAAAATCTTGCCCATTGCTCGGCTCTTAATCCTCTTCCATGATCACGTAATGTGGGGTTTGCTcctacgatataaaaaataataagaagaagaaataataaaaaaatattataataatggatattgaatttaattatgaGTCAATCAATTATTGATAACGATTAAAGGAACTCTTAAGATAACATTTTTGTCTTTGACGTCAAACATtcgtatatttgtattttaactttcattttatcttcgttTGCTTAATTCAACAAGCTAATCCAACATTTTATTGTTACATTATTCCttcattatcataaaatttgtTCATGGCAATTtgcaatttctattttttaaatataatatatagtattacttaaatttattttgaaatagatTTGAATAAGCAAGAAATgaactatataataattacagaaATTCtcccattttattttattatgtttttgtaataatttttcatgttACGTGAAGCTATAACGATAACatggagtatttttattatctttgcgtttttatttcttatttgttttataatatcacaaatatttaaaatatggcAATTATAAAGCGTTGAACAAGAAATATGCATTAtgtagaacaaaaaataaataaaatatattagtgATTATAAATCGGATGACTTTCAAATCTTGACTTGGAAGTAGAACCAATATTATTCGTCAGACATCCcatataaatattagtataaataataatttataaataaattcatacatCAAAGAGGAAGGAATGCTACATTAAAAGGAATTTGCTAGAAAACTGTgtactataaaaaagaaactcttaATCGTTTCATGGAAAGATACTTTTTTTCATGTCCCTGAAGTACGATCTTACTCATCATTCTCTATTTTAGGAAATTATTTGATGGAAAATGTCCATTTATGTTTAACTTGAAACGCaaactatttatttacatataaaattatattaaacatatatataaaatacacatatatatatatatatgtatgtacgtacgtatgtatatataaaaatactgtATCTCGTAACGATTTGAAAgttcaaaatctttttttttttcttttttcattgaataaaacgttttaaaatgaaaaattaattgttaatttctatttgaagataaatgtttattagtttcacgttatataattttttttttaaagaatataagaATTTTGAATCACCAACCTGCGAAGAGTAATATTTTAGCGCATTTCGTTCGTCCTTGAAGGGCTGCCTTCATAAGAGGCGTGAATCCCAATGTGTTTCTCGCATCGACCTCGATGTCGGGACACCTTTGAAGAAGAACGTTCAAGCACTCGGTTTGACCTACgatatgaagaaataaataaaaaaaaagcctACTTTAGTCTGCATGCAATGAATCACAGGAATATATGGACAGTTTTTGAAACGGAATGCTTAACTGTTTGTAATCTAAACAAAATGCACTAAATTTTGTGAGCAAATATAAACAGATATCTAAAGAGTAAAAAGATTCGAGTtcgtttactttctctcttattttagatttaccaaaaagtttttatctacttatatgaaaaatatacagtcatatttaaataaaacttcattttttattctatattattccAAGAATATTATAACATGTTTGCCAATCTATTTTCAAATGAATCTTGTGAATTCTATTTTTGTGTGTGTCGAAAAAAGACgctatatattctttatgaGATACTTGCttataagtaaaaaatgtttataaatattagtcaaataaaaatatcaaaaacgaaaaaagaaatgaaaattaatgctGATTGGAGTAACAAgggttaaaaaatatttttaaaaatatatatataaatagaacgTGCAGAATCTTTTGGTAAACTTAATGCATTcgacgattttaattaataactaaattttataaaaaaagagcttaaaaaaaattgtaaaaagtttatattcatttcttttttaccgcTAATATAACATATCACTTTTCCTtgatctaaaaatattttttaaattcgtggAAAATGCCTGAACATTTCTACGATGTATTATGATTTAATGAATaagtatgtagatatatatatatgtatatatgaatatgtatacgACGATGGTAGACTCGGTAACACGCGCACGAAACGAAGGCAGATTTTTCAGTGCACGTCATCACGTACCACGCAAGTGTCGAGTACTCCAAAGTCAGTTATTTTCGGTAACGTTGGTTAGCATTGCCTACACACATACGAGACTTTGGCATTAGCCTCAAGTCGCGTTCCAAGCATTTTCTAATCGACTTTTCGCCGactgtttataaaatttcgaaaggTACGAGCAAAGCGAGTAGGCTCTTGAAGTTTAACAGATTCTACCGACAGAACTCTCTGACAAATTTACGAAAAATTTGGTAATTCAACGAGTTCTCATGAACTCGATAAATTTTCGCAAACAATCATTAAGAGAATCATCGATATATACGTGCAGAATAGatcgtattaataaaagtaaatattaattaaagatttagAGAACAAAGAGGCAAATTATcaagtttttcattttgaaaaatgtaatatataaatcatccGATATTATTTAGATACCTAGAATATTTACGTATACTAGGATTAAATAAGACAAacataaagaatatttatatcattcaatattattgatatatccagaatatttacatatacgagTTTTAAGTAAGACAAGTACAGTGAATCTATCGTTTGCTTTGTTCTTTACGATTCAATGATGTTATTACAAACAAATGCAATTCATTGTACAAACTACTTCTATAGttgttaaaatcaaaataaataagacaGTACAACTTGCAGTAAATATTGGAAAtgtaaataaagagaaaatacatcTACGAAAAAATACGTATGCAGAAcgaattacattaattatgaTAAGTGTGTTAAACTCcggaaaacagaaaagaaaacaatcaaGACCtctaatttgaaattaatttaaaaaaatgatcgaacattatttatttaaagtacTTGAGattgcatacgtatataagccTTGAATAAGACAAAGATAGTAAACTATGATCTAACGCTTGCTTCTTTGTTCTCTAGGATTCAATAAATAGTGCTATGAATATACGCAGTTCATTATACGAACTGTTCCTATAGTTGTTACAATGAAAATGACTGAGACAGGAACTTgcaacaaatatttaaaatataaataaaaagaaaacaaatctaGTATGCGGAATGGATtacgttaattataataaatatattgaatcacaagaaacggaaaagaaaacaattaagacttctaatttgatattaatttaaaaaaaagatcgaacattatttattcaaagtaCTTAAGAtcgcatacgtatataagccTTGAGTAAGACAAAGATAGTAAACTATGATCTAGCATTTACATTTTTGTTCTCTAAGGTTTATAATGGTACTATAAACACTCACAATTCATTATACAAATTGcttctataattattacaatgaaaataaCTAAGACAGGAACTTgcagtaaatattaaaaatgtaaataaaaagaagacaaatgtaggaaaaaaatatgtgtgcAGAATGGATTACGTTAATTGTGATAAATGTGTTAAATTCcggaaaacaaaaaggaaaacgatcaAGACttctaatttgaaattaatttaaaaaaaacgatcgaaaattatttattcaaagtaTTTGAGATCGTATACTATGTAATGAATGTATGTAAGACGAGTATGACAAAGATAGGAAACTATGATCTAGCGATTGCATGTTCGTTCTCTATGATTCAACAATATTACTATGGAACATGCAATCCACTTCATTGTTACAATAGGAAGAACCAGGACAGGAACTTGTAGCAAATGttgaaaatgtaaatgaaaaaaaaaaaaagaaagaaataaagagaaaccagaaaaaatctgaaaaaataagaaacaatttttatttgttaaatcgaaagaaacaaataattttcattttaatctaCTCACCAGCTTGAGCCGCGAAATGAAGTGGCGTGTTGCCTTCGTTGTCAGGAAGGTTAGGATCAGCACCCTCGAAGGACAGTGCCAGTTCCAACATCGCCGCAGCACCGTTTCCAGCCATGTAGCTTATAGCCGTCTACAAACATGAACATATAATCACGACGTTAGTTGATTTTCTTAACGGACAAATTGATATGCCAGAAGAAGTGCCGTGACGCGAGAGAAGCCGGACGCTTTCGAACGTGACGTAAACATCGGGCGTGGGCAATACTATGATTTCAACAgtttcatattaataattacctttataaataatcataaaacaaaatataaataatcaaacaaTAATGAACTAAACGTAATTGTTAGGTTTTCccttctttgaaaaataatctgttcaagattattttttatttatatttattgaattctTCTTACTCGGAGAATcctcgattattaattttctttttcttttattaccaattaataatatttgatattttatgtatCGTTTATATCATGACTCATTCATTTTtcaactttcttcttttggacttttaatctttcttatttatttcattatttttctaattgaatttaaaaacgattacgaaaacttttgtttctattaaaaCATTTAGAAGACGTCTAGAATTGATAAGGCTAGGGCgactaataaaaattaaattatcgtGATTTTTTCTCCTAATGAGAATTACACATCTAACGAAATATGATGATtgtctaaaaagaaagaaaaaactgtaaaaaaagagaaagagagagagacagaaagttataaatattgaattgaaatatttttataaaaacaaaatagattTTTGTAACTCTATTAACCAGATTGTTGTTAAATTTAAttgcaaaaataattaaagaaaaaaacagctCAACAAATTACAGCAGTCGATGtcgaaatgtttaattaaaaagaaaaaagaaaaaaaaagaagagggaaagaaagaaagaaaaaatcaactaTAGTCCCGATATAAATTCGTTTGTTATATTATCGTATTgttctattttaaattaaaacgacgtagttttaaatgttaaaatagCAAACATTTGAAAAGATGACGGCAAATTCACAGCAGGTTAATCTCAGAAAATACGTAACGCTTATCCACATACACACtagattctctctttctctctctctctctctctctctctctctctctttttctgtgtgTATGATGTGTatgtaagagaaagacaaagacaaagagagagagagagagagaaagagagagattctgTTGCAAGAAAAATAAGTGTTTGTGatttctaaagagaaagaaaaagagagagagagagaggaaaacggaaaaaaaacaGACGATACAACACATGTCATCGGTTTCATTCTGTAACGTTGATCTCGACAAGACACATAATGGACTATCCGTTGAGGATCAATTTATTAAGTGGGCACTGACGTTCGTGCGATCGTCCCAACGTTATTACTTCACTTGCGTCATTGTACACCACATGGAAATACACACTAGTAGGTGCTAAGCACGGAACGACAATTTACTGGGTGTGGATTTATTCCATCGTTACGAGAAACATTTGAAGTGTTCTTATCACATTTTTATATGGCTATGGATTGactttcttttcataaaatttttaagacctcataaaaaagaaaaagaaacaaaaaaatatataaataattaaaaacacgattttcatcgaaaaatatttcacatactatttttaattcgagTCTATTAAATCacaaagtttatttttaaatgacacTTCATCTCTTATTCACAACGAATACAACtgttgtattaaaaaaaaatatatatatatatatacttaatcgtatcgacaaatatatttaattaatttatagtaTCTAACGAAAAATTAAACTTTAATCTTTGTTCACTTCGACGTAGAATTAATGTTTCATTCTTAATCaatcattaatataatcgatGTTTTGATTATGAATTTATCATCTATGTACTGTTTTACGATACTATAGAAAGGAACGGAAGTTCGTCGTCGTGTAAGATCGACAAGAGAATATCGATCTCAATAGGACGATGCCCGTGATCCATGATAATATTCAATGTAAATTAACGATGCATAGCACGTCATCGGAAGACATAacgagaacaagaaagaaagaaagagagagagagagagagagagagagagagagagagagagagagagaggaagagggagaaatagaggaagagggagaaatagaaggaCCTTTCCAATCGGTAGTACCCGTAATTAGAATAGCCAAGCACgcaagtctctctctctctctctctctctctctctctctctctttctctctctctttctctctctctctttctttctaatcgtaGAACTCTCTTCAGCAGCTAAATATATTCCTCTTACGTACTTTCATTTAAACAACACGGTTCGTACGTTTCATCAGTGAACacagatattaattaatattattttcaaaagtttAAAGTATTTTAAACGTCTGTTACTCATTTCTTCCGTTTTctcatattaattattgaaataaattattttgatatcactctcaagtaatattttctaacaacTTTAAAtccattatcatcgtcatcaactttaatgaagaagaagaagaaaaagaagaagaagattaagaagagaaagaagaaggtcATTCGCATACTCGATATGGTCAAAGCCGAAGAAGAGGGTAATTTGATTTTGATCTCGGTACGATATTACCGCGTACGGAATGCGGTCAGAAACATTACATATGGATATGTCCATTACGTTTTGCTGTTCTGAAGAAAATGGCGaaggatatgtatatataatacattgtaAATCTCtttgaatgattttattttcggaATGTTCACGTTACTCATTAATCTTCGAAAGGTTTGAGATtgagaagaaataaacaaaaaaaaaaagagagagagaaataaagagaagaaaaaaggtgttatcatttataaaaatataatgtatagcgtctatgtgcgcgtgtgtacgtgtatctaaaaagataataattaaagactgaaatattacattaaaaatatctttttgtttatcagaaaaaaataaagaaatattctctGCCACagtataatgtataaaaataataagtgaaaagtaatatattataataaatatattttcattcgtcggagaaagaggaatagagagagagagagagatacacaaACGGACAGTCAAGCGAATAAGCAGATAGAAACATTTTCGtcatttgcaaaaatataatataaaaaaaataattgaaaagcaacatgtgtgtgtgtatgtgtgtgtgtatgtgtgtgtagtagtatgtatttacgtgtatatgtgttacAATAAAGATATCTCTTCGTCTGAAAAGCAGTCGATCTCTTATTCAATGTCGCCATTCAAAAGATATTCCTTTTTCTGCATTTGTCCTGCGGAAAATCAataaacgcgcgcgcgcacggaACTAATGTATATGGTAAGctataaatacaaattgtcATTCCGCGCGGTCGAGTTTCTGTAACCACAGAGAAGTTATTCCTTTGAATTCCCTTTCGCCGAAGACATCCTTCGAAATGGCATAGATAGCAAAGTATCTGCCGAGTAATGTCTATACAGGATGTTCCACTTTGATCGATCCCACATGAATATCATCGAGGGTTTTCAaagatattaacaatatttatgttattatgtctttgtattttttgagAAGTTTTTTAGCTGATATTTTCggatatatataggtatatgtttaattttcaatttctttgattttcgtctaaataaattcgtttactttaatctaaaaatgtttagtttattatttaacaaaaaaaaaaaaaatagaagaatttcgaatttcattttatatccattttcttttctttttctttttttttttctttttctttttaataacaaattgaaCCTTTTAATAGtttcattctatctttctctgtctttttccaGGTGGAAAATTTTCCATGAAAGACATTACGTGGGTGTCGATACAATTCGTATACCTCGTGAAAtgatttcgaatgaaattgcTTGGAATAACAATCAAACGAAGCAGCTCGTATTCTCGAACagcgaagaaaaacaaaggaatCGTGCTTATCGTAACACGATCGGAATCGTAAACGGAACAATGAATTTCTCTATCTCGAAGTATATCTTCTGACGCAACGAGTATAAAATATGAGACAACTGTTCACAAATTTGATGTATCTTCAAATTAAAGTCCTTCACACATGTatcaatataaaacataagACGTAAGTcgtagaggaaaaaaattgtataaggATAAAATTCTTACGACCAATCAATCACGTATCCTTCTCTGCATTTAAATTCGACATTCGATTTTTATGAATGCAACACGATAACAGTGTACAGATTTGGAgattatgtatctatatgttacgattgaaattatcaaaagaGCATATGTATtctgtattttaataaaatattaatacaattaatagAAAAGCAAAAATGTAGCAGGCAACAATCAACATTTCAGAATTATATTCTcgcgcaattttttttttatgatcactttttatttatcaaaatttatgtCTTATAGCAATTTTATGCGATAGCACTTACGTATTATGGTTTACATTATACGTTTTATGTATTACGTCAATGCATATGTGAACGTCTTTAACGTCAGAATTTTGTTTGAAGTTCGTCATCTACATATATCGATAACCATTAATTCTTTGGTCTCTATGGTATTATTTCATAGTGAAAAATATcagtatatttttgtaatgtttATATCTAGTAGAAATATTAGTAGACAAGCCAATGATATATATCTAGAAGCAAATAATATGCCAATGATAGCAATTTTCTGATCgatatgataatttataaataatcaagtCAAGACTGATTgttaactttctctctctctctctctctctctctctctctctctttcctttcagagagatattaaatatccATTAcctgaattattataaaatatataactgaCTTTaggaatattttatgtatatctatatatacaaagtTTTCTGTAACTTCGTAGAATCCAACCTCAGGGTTGTATTACTGCACatgaaaacaattaaaaaagttcACATAAATATATGCCATATTTAATCTTGTTTCCGAGTTATGGCGAGTTTTATGTTGGAATAATTCTATCGAAAGATGGAACCTACttcatttacttatttacaaacAGAGCTTAATATCTGACATtgaataaattgattattacttgcgaaattatttgaaaacgaTCGTGTAGAAAATGCCAATTGATTCACAACGTTAAAATACTTTGCAAGAAAATTGAACAGGGCTACCAGAAAATCTGAACAATACctaaagaaatagagaaagtaaAACAGTCAATGATAAATGTACTGATTTCCAAGCTTGTATTTAGATTCAAGGAGATTATTTCATGCAACTCTTCAGCGAAGGTAAATAGATATAGTGTATTGAAGAAGATATTCCTATAACTCTAAAACAAGGTCAAATAGAGcacgtataaaattttttttattgctttaaTGTGGAGAATCTACCGTCGGAACAGTTCTTCGAAGCTACGGCATTCTGTACGGACTGTgaaatgtgtgtgtacacgcgCGTGCGTGCACGTGTGtatgagaaggagaaaatttATACTGTATAAACTCTtctaatcaattatttattttataataatttacgtaATGGATATTTAATACTCATCTGACTTAAAAATCACACATCTGTTAACAGATTACTTTcgcttttcattatttttaaataatgataatgatgagaAAATTGACATCATTAGTTCGTCACATCTTCATTACATAGAaacattattgttatataattatataatggaAAGTAATGTTGGAAATTATAactattagaaattattacaaaaaaagtataaattaatacatgtgtatctatttaaaaaaatattatgacgAATTACGATCTATCCTTATAATGaaactaaaatatattactaaatattaatatatgttatattattaattatatatatttttgttattatatataattgatatatataattaataaataaatatatataattatatataatttatatatatatttattaataatatatatatcattaataatatatataactaaatataaattacaaaaaatatatatacacatatatttttttttctttaacacaaataaaaaataattcaatgaacTCACCCTGCCACTACTGTCAGTCATATTAACGTCGACATCACACAAATCAGATTTGCGAGCACGCATCACGACTTCTTTCAAAATCGTTTCGTCAGCTTCCATAGCAGCCCTCAAGAGGGCTTTGGGGCCCTCCGAGGGTATTTCCCACGAAGGTGGCACTTTTGTTTTGATATTCTCTTCACGAGTGGCACGATCTGTcattcgatagaaaaattttagaaaataatgaatgagTATCACTGACGAACAAAGTTTAAGATGAGATTGGTTAAAGCGTTATCTGTTATACGTATTTCGTATGTCATAAATTATTGCGTTTTAAGTTTAAATAAGATTATACTCTTTGTTAGTCAACTGTAAATTTGAAATGTTCTGTACAGAAATAGTacaaatttacataaaaaagtaataacgtATTATAAAGACTACGATAATCAggtttaaatttctttatactgttttagtataatttatttcaaaatttaattttgatcaaatgttatatgaatatttataaatagataaatatgaattttttgtaCTCGCAATTTCATTATTCTATCTACAGCAGAAATGAAAATggttaataacaattattttacattgttatctaattcttttttatatgatagTACTAATTAGTTAATTGTATCATCGTGATAGTCAACGTGTTAAAAACATAagcaaaaatgtatttaaaaaattgccCATCTAACAATTCCTTTGTGccagataatataataaaaatacaaaagagacACGTAATTACCTTGAAGAACGCCCTTGTGATAGACCTTGACCTCGTGAACAGTTGGTTTACGATAGGGTGCTCGCTTCTCTTCAAAGCTA from Vespula vulgaris chromosome 11, iyVesVulg1.1, whole genome shotgun sequence carries:
- the LOC127067842 gene encoding uncharacterized protein LOC127067842 isoform X2 — translated: MVLKFVDILFPTSFQIYPFVKLEPFEFRDSTSTMAGYRRVKLVTANETMTGSSIESNMIGESGENSVDTLRSTTRQKVRRVYGEQKSYQKNEKTRRTSSVVNNYSIVASRGELSRNNYTVGETSRDVTKKRVSFINSSKIYAKESNSCTSVFLSRDLTGKYLSKDIEKSQPSTTRQGRAYNGGSRILAKSVSVPAILEEGLRRKEKALVRDERRHDEGILKRSSAFLASLTQTNHHRSAEKRDNVTEDSSWFSGSSKLNGYRSRYSTLKGYFSILNNSENELRPVLGQSASTQTLSTSWKKNVGVNVKKSVSFSSDTSFEEKRAPYRKPTVHEVKVYHKGVLQDRATREENIKTKVPPSWEIPSEGPKALLRAAMEADETILKEVVMRARKSDLCDVDVNMTDSSGRTAISYMAGNGAAAMLELALSFEGADPNLPDNEGNTPLHFAAQAGQTECLNVLLQRCPDIEVDARNTLGFTPLMKAALQGRTKCAKILLFAGANPTLRDHGRGLRAEQWARFCGRYVCAEVIERFARHRLLERTTSCRWGSEPELAAKVLQGKVTPIPTTPLPTSSTGLKSRIRKVFRTSSGPDRSSFSLVSQLTSAALCASSPALPKNGQVPPVVKSLLRPLSVPQLRITLVSPQDFMEKTGEKCGASFAERIESTIVKPPRTKKKSK
- the LOC127067842 gene encoding uncharacterized protein LOC127067842 isoform X4, which translates into the protein MCSVACNENIYVYIDDRSDNVLMKKVRRVYGEQKSYQKNEKTRRTSSVVNNYSIVASRGELSRNNYTVGETSRDVTKKRVSFINSSKIYAKESNSCTSVFLSRDLTGKYLSKDIEKSQPSTTRQGRAYNGGSRILAKSVSVPAILEEGLRRKEKALVRDERRHDEGILKRSSAFLASLTQTNHHRSAEKRDNVTEDSSWFSGSSKLNGYRSRYSTLKGYFSILNNSENELRPVLGQSASTQTLSTSWKKNVGVNVKKSVSFSSDTSFEEKRAPYRKPTVHEVKVYHKGVLQDRATREENIKTKVPPSWEIPSEGPKALLRAAMEADETILKEVVMRARKSDLCDVDVNMTDSSGRTAISYMAGNGAAAMLELALSFEGADPNLPDNEGNTPLHFAAQAGQTECLNVLLQRCPDIEVDARNTLGFTPLMKAALQGRTKCAKILLFAGANPTLRDHGRGLRAEQWARFCGRYVCAEVIERFARHRLLERTTSCRWGSEPELAAKVLQGKVTPIPTTPLPTSSTGLKSRIRKVFRTSSGPDRSSFSLVSQLTSAALCASSPALPKNGQVPPVVKSLLRPLSVPQLRITLVSPQDFMEKTGEKCGASFAERIESTIVKPPRTKKKSK
- the LOC127067842 gene encoding uncharacterized protein LOC127067842 isoform X1, with amino-acid sequence MYEISRVLREKEKDFRSNTDMVLKFVDILFPTSFQIYPFVKLEPFEFRDSTSTMAGYRRVKLVTANETMTGSSIESNMIGESGENSVDTLRSTTRQKVRRVYGEQKSYQKNEKTRRTSSVVNNYSIVASRGELSRNNYTVGETSRDVTKKRVSFINSSKIYAKESNSCTSVFLSRDLTGKYLSKDIEKSQPSTTRQGRAYNGGSRILAKSVSVPAILEEGLRRKEKALVRDERRHDEGILKRSSAFLASLTQTNHHRSAEKRDNVTEDSSWFSGSSKLNGYRSRYSTLKGYFSILNNSENELRPVLGQSASTQTLSTSWKKNVGVNVKKSVSFSSDTSFEEKRAPYRKPTVHEVKVYHKGVLQDRATREENIKTKVPPSWEIPSEGPKALLRAAMEADETILKEVVMRARKSDLCDVDVNMTDSSGRTAISYMAGNGAAAMLELALSFEGADPNLPDNEGNTPLHFAAQAGQTECLNVLLQRCPDIEVDARNTLGFTPLMKAALQGRTKCAKILLFAGANPTLRDHGRGLRAEQWARFCGRYVCAEVIERFARHRLLERTTSCRWGSEPELAAKVLQGKVTPIPTTPLPTSSTGLKSRIRKVFRTSSGPDRSSFSLVSQLTSAALCASSPALPKNGQVPPVVKSLLRPLSVPQLRITLVSPQDFMEKTGEKCGASFAERIESTIVKPPRTKKKSK
- the LOC127067842 gene encoding uncharacterized protein LOC127067842 isoform X3; its protein translation is MAGYRRVKLVTANETMTGSSIESNMIGESGENSVDTLRSTTRQKVRRVYGEQKSYQKNEKTRRTSSVVNNYSIVASRGELSRNNYTVGETSRDVTKKRVSFINSSKIYAKESNSCTSVFLSRDLTGKYLSKDIEKSQPSTTRQGRAYNGGSRILAKSVSVPAILEEGLRRKEKALVRDERRHDEGILKRSSAFLASLTQTNHHRSAEKRDNVTEDSSWFSGSSKLNGYRSRYSTLKGYFSILNNSENELRPVLGQSASTQTLSTSWKKNVGVNVKKSVSFSSDTSFEEKRAPYRKPTVHEVKVYHKGVLQDRATREENIKTKVPPSWEIPSEGPKALLRAAMEADETILKEVVMRARKSDLCDVDVNMTDSSGRTAISYMAGNGAAAMLELALSFEGADPNLPDNEGNTPLHFAAQAGQTECLNVLLQRCPDIEVDARNTLGFTPLMKAALQGRTKCAKILLFAGANPTLRDHGRGLRAEQWARFCGRYVCAEVIERFARHRLLERTTSCRWGSEPELAAKVLQGKVTPIPTTPLPTSSTGLKSRIRKVFRTSSGPDRSSFSLVSQLTSAALCASSPALPKNGQVPPVVKSLLRPLSVPQLRITLVSPQDFMEKTGEKCGASFAERIESTIVKPPRTKKKSK